The Aminithiophilus ramosus genome contains a region encoding:
- a CDS encoding flagellin N-terminal helical domain-containing protein, protein MRVNHNIPALYAYNSVNATNSSLTKSIAKLSSGLRINGAADDAAGLAISEKMRAQIRGLDQANANAQDGINMISTAEGALNETHSILQRMRELSVQAANDTLTSNDRQAIQLEVDELSEEIDRISNTTQFNKKKLLNGDAAVLWSSDTTSTKVTVNGGLRTIDAYGQKSAMEGNYKITIDAVAGQGQVQKTDIFKVKHAVQESVSESTVGFANFEGTVRGGFTQFSGVVGGVGSAGTDYSITVGTSMYTFTQNGAYGDVDSAVSAMIAYFNGLGVGLTLATASGAAGAFTISAGGDAFDVSWNSVAGITGGVGSVTVESSFDVKMDGTTYNLTLTTATYAVTNGTAVSYAAAQQITSALESLVETQAGLSDKVLFTTGSAVGAFTLVAKEAGTNFEVGWSLTDGATIAGAGSGFAAPTSTQGLTMVKPSDDNVRSISMNGANMMVGDYTVETRATNATANAVATAVAYEQKYASAFVDNTIAVANTTSYNMSIVFEVASKDSATSSVTFSYKYVQMGTDGVTEVGNGTVTKTLTGAAIGDSLTGSYGGVAFGTFDISDDYSAFTVGDKVVVNVAAAVTTAVMDSVAVNRTNGSASATPMSYTFDNGALNNKTTDFSFFQLNTLSSSADYGEIKSSTVSMEFGVLEDAYTDITAPDGRDYAASFTIDKQSIGAIADGNTSVYDIDKFWDSNGNFMIEDPQTITIVQGDGSKTSITLYKDDTMDSVAEKLNNAIRDGLGQGDLEGLEAAETFANYITEDEAAANADSPYAVAGTIVISSAINGRDGDLTFIGDEELINALSLNVIQDSVENKFTVSVVDAHDATNVIASNVQVTGNNLVGVVHQNIDVEFDTMADVKVSWDADQAKWVSSGEDGSYETTVHLADNTTVFQIGANEKEDMGINIGNMSSYALGVDNILVTDRENAARSITVLDKAIDKVSTQRAKLGAYQNRLEHTISNLTTASTNLTSAESRIRDVDMAKEMMNFTKLNILMQAGNSMLGQANQLPQNVLSLLR, encoded by the coding sequence ATGCGAGTCAATCACAACATTCCCGCCCTCTACGCCTATAACTCCGTCAACGCAACCAACAGCTCTCTCACCAAGTCCATCGCCAAGCTCTCGTCGGGCCTGCGCATCAACGGCGCCGCCGACGACGCCGCCGGGCTGGCCATTTCGGAGAAGATGCGGGCCCAGATCCGCGGCCTCGACCAGGCCAACGCCAACGCCCAGGACGGCATCAACATGATCTCCACGGCGGAGGGCGCCCTCAACGAGACCCACTCCATCCTTCAGCGCATGAGGGAACTCTCCGTCCAGGCCGCCAACGACACCCTCACCTCCAACGACCGCCAGGCCATCCAGCTCGAGGTGGACGAGTTGTCCGAGGAGATCGACCGCATCTCCAACACGACCCAGTTCAACAAGAAGAAGCTCCTCAACGGAGACGCCGCCGTCCTCTGGTCCTCCGACACGACGAGCACGAAGGTGACCGTCAACGGCGGGCTGCGCACCATCGACGCCTACGGCCAGAAGTCAGCCATGGAGGGCAACTACAAGATCACCATCGACGCCGTCGCCGGCCAGGGCCAGGTCCAGAAGACGGACATCTTCAAGGTCAAGCATGCCGTCCAGGAGTCCGTCTCCGAGTCCACCGTGGGCTTCGCCAACTTCGAGGGGACCGTCCGGGGCGGGTTCACCCAGTTCTCGGGTGTGGTCGGTGGTGTTGGTTCTGCTGGAACCGATTATTCTATCACTGTAGGAACATCGATGTATACTTTTACTCAAAACGGTGCCTATGGCGATGTGGATAGTGCGGTTTCTGCTATGATTGCTTATTTTAACGGCTTGGGTGTAGGCTTAACTCTCGCCACAGCTTCCGGTGCCGCCGGTGCTTTTACTATTTCTGCGGGCGGTGATGCTTTTGATGTCAGTTGGAACTCGGTGGCGGGAATTACAGGAGGAGTTGGCTCTGTGACCGTCGAGAGTTCTTTTGATGTCAAGATGGATGGTACGACTTATAACCTGACTCTTACTACAGCTACATATGCTGTGACAAATGGAACAGCCGTCAGTTACGCTGCCGCCCAGCAGATCACCTCGGCTCTGGAGTCTCTCGTCGAGACGCAGGCCGGTCTTTCCGACAAGGTCCTCTTCACCACCGGCTCGGCCGTGGGCGCCTTCACCCTCGTCGCCAAGGAGGCGGGGACCAACTTCGAGGTGGGCTGGAGCCTCACCGACGGGGCCACCATCGCCGGGGCCGGGTCGGGCTTCGCCGCCCCCACTTCCACCCAGGGGCTGACGATGGTCAAGCCCAGCGACGACAACGTCCGCTCCATCTCCATGAACGGCGCCAACATGATGGTCGGCGATTACACCGTGGAGACGCGGGCGACGAACGCGACCGCCAATGCCGTCGCCACCGCCGTGGCCTACGAGCAGAAGTATGCCAGTGCCTTCGTCGATAACACGATCGCTGTGGCGAACACGACCTCCTACAACATGTCCATCGTCTTCGAGGTTGCCTCGAAGGACTCGGCCACCAGCTCCGTCACCTTCAGCTACAAGTACGTCCAGATGGGCACGGACGGCGTCACCGAGGTGGGCAACGGCACGGTGACGAAGACCCTGACCGGCGCTGCCATCGGTGACTCGCTCACCGGCAGCTACGGCGGCGTCGCCTTCGGGACCTTCGACATCAGCGACGACTACTCGGCCTTCACCGTCGGCGACAAGGTCGTCGTCAACGTCGCCGCCGCGGTCACGACGGCAGTCATGGATTCCGTCGCCGTCAACAGGACCAACGGCAGCGCCTCGGCGACGCCCATGAGCTACACCTTCGACAACGGCGCCCTGAACAACAAGACGACGGACTTCTCCTTCTTCCAGCTCAACACCCTCTCGTCCAGCGCCGACTACGGCGAGATCAAGTCGAGCACCGTCTCCATGGAGTTCGGCGTTCTCGAAGACGCCTACACTGACATCACCGCCCCCGACGGCCGCGACTACGCCGCCTCCTTCACCATCGACAAGCAGAGCATCGGCGCCATCGCCGACGGCAACACGAGCGTCTACGACATCGACAAGTTCTGGGATTCGAACGGCAACTTCATGATCGAAGATCCCCAGACGATCACCATCGTCCAGGGCGACGGCAGCAAGACCTCCATCACCCTCTACAAGGACGACACCATGGACAGCGTCGCCGAGAAGCTCAACAACGCCATCCGTGACGGTCTCGGCCAGGGGGACCTCGAGGGACTGGAGGCTGCCGAAACCTTCGCCAACTACATCACCGAAGACGAGGCAGCGGCCAACGCCGATTCCCCCTACGCCGTGGCGGGGACCATCGTCATCAGCAGCGCTATCAACGGCCGCGACGGTGATCTGACCTTCATTGGCGACGAGGAACTCATCAACGCCCTGAGCCTCAACGTTATCCAGGATAGCGTGGAGAACAAGTTCACCGTCTCCGTCGTCGACGCCCACGATGCCACCAACGTCATCGCCAGCAACGTCCAGGTGACGGGCAACAACCTCGTCGGCGTCGTTCACCAGAACATCGACGTCGAGTTCGACACCATGGCCGACGTGAAGGTCTCTTGGGATGCCGACCAGGCCAAGTGGGTCTCCTCCGGCGAGGACGGTTCCTACGAGACCACCGTCCACCTCGCCGACAACACGACGGTCTTCCAGATCGGCGCCAACGAGAAGGAAGACATGGGCATCAACATCGGCAACATGTCCTCCTACGCCCTGGGCGTCGACAACATCCTCGTCACCGACAGGGAGAACGCCGCCCGGTCCATCACCGTCCTCGACAAGGCCATCGACAAGGTCTCGACGCAGCGGGCCAAGCTGGGCGCCTACCAGAACCGGTTGGAGCACACCATCAGCAACCTGACCACGGCCAGCACGAACCTGACCTCGGCCGAGAGCCGCATCCGCGACGTCGACATGGCCAAGGAGATGATGAACTTCACCAAGCTCAACATCCTCATGCAGGCCGGCAACTCCATGCTGGGCCAGGCCAATCAGCTGCCCCAGAACGTTCTCTCCCTCCTCCGCTAA
- a CDS encoding motility associated factor glycosyltransferase family protein, producing the protein MSQRGTARANPTLEANLKVLEGRQPLLAARLRETMRPGARFRIEEKETPRGSWWSGFFDRPFFEPRAALDVTPEGKKPVLVLAGIGTPRYLVGILNRIRRRQIVLLMESSLPLMLFILESVDLFGRKAPFERFFLPAGDEALIDEALRAAFGHRGFFLGGLFDVHPHPGQAEQAGEAYREALRSYVGRISYQMMRLGDSAEDTLLGFRQMALAAPSILFRESLAPLKGRFKGYSGVVLSAGPSLDKNLHLLKGMEERLVIVAADTLLAKLAAQGIRPHFVCALERGATTYEKYFRPLYEAREPSLASIVLVAQSVCFPQIAGRWPGRLSVVGKESINLDRQVIGGALGGVVLPSGASVAHMALGLLAYLGVDRAALVGQDLAFGDDGRTHTNQTAWDGTGGVERAQQRLVVPGALGGAVETTKVWKFFIDTFEEMIPKMPFKVWDCTEGGALIGGTEVRPLADYLRGVGRPPENSFSLVGGLGSGRGEEGARAARQALEALEGTFRDSLERISRGRGLLNEIASLGIGDALPGRVSALYDLLQGLTNANAVLAYVGQSYMATLLGDEARFDLREEEDLSLWLRSHEEFFDAQERSASVFLDWLAYMRASTLSADALRDLGIAGPPEEAPIRSALEGFLARAQERRPDLEETVLADFLLSRVDPVAARWEPTLLWALGRHFHGEGRHLEASRLFQAAIEGFEGRSVAVEAAAELLKERAKALMGRDLCWTGHAHEALVSLANAYGYAPDDGEIPLLLSELLRRRREDLEDFLIREKTEANRNFLQSVAEGLSRDREALEGGGEAAREVLRRYLVAILEEKGEPLPEEA; encoded by the coding sequence GTGAGCCAGAGAGGAACGGCGCGAGCCAATCCCACCCTGGAGGCCAACCTGAAGGTTCTCGAAGGGCGTCAGCCCCTTCTGGCCGCCCGGCTGCGCGAGACGATGCGCCCCGGCGCCCGCTTCAGGATCGAAGAGAAGGAGACGCCCCGGGGAAGCTGGTGGTCGGGCTTCTTCGACCGCCCCTTTTTCGAGCCCAGAGCGGCCCTCGACGTCACGCCCGAGGGGAAAAAGCCCGTCCTCGTCCTGGCCGGAATCGGAACGCCCCGCTACCTCGTGGGGATCCTCAACCGGATCCGACGCAGGCAGATCGTCCTTCTCATGGAATCGAGCCTCCCCCTGATGCTTTTCATCCTCGAGAGCGTCGATCTATTCGGCAGGAAGGCCCCCTTCGAGCGCTTCTTCCTGCCCGCCGGCGACGAGGCCCTCATCGACGAGGCCCTCAGGGCCGCCTTCGGCCACAGGGGATTCTTCCTCGGCGGCCTCTTCGACGTCCATCCCCACCCCGGCCAGGCCGAACAGGCCGGAGAGGCCTACCGCGAGGCCCTCAGAAGCTACGTGGGGCGCATCTCCTACCAGATGATGCGCCTCGGCGACTCGGCCGAGGACACCCTTCTGGGCTTCCGCCAGATGGCCCTGGCCGCCCCGTCGATCCTCTTCCGCGAATCCCTGGCCCCCCTCAAGGGGCGCTTCAAGGGGTACAGCGGCGTCGTCCTCTCCGCCGGGCCCTCGCTGGACAAAAACCTCCACCTCCTCAAGGGGATGGAGGAGCGCCTCGTCATCGTCGCCGCCGACACCCTTCTGGCCAAACTGGCCGCCCAGGGGATCCGCCCCCACTTCGTCTGCGCCCTCGAACGGGGGGCCACGACCTACGAGAAATACTTCCGTCCCCTCTACGAGGCCCGGGAGCCTTCTCTGGCGTCGATCGTCCTCGTCGCCCAGTCCGTCTGCTTCCCCCAGATCGCCGGGCGGTGGCCGGGGCGCCTTTCCGTCGTCGGCAAGGAGTCGATCAACCTCGACAGGCAGGTCATCGGCGGCGCCCTGGGCGGCGTCGTCCTCCCCTCGGGCGCCTCCGTGGCCCACATGGCCCTGGGCCTTCTCGCCTACCTCGGCGTCGACAGGGCCGCCCTCGTCGGCCAGGACCTGGCCTTCGGCGACGACGGCAGGACCCACACGAACCAGACGGCCTGGGACGGCACGGGCGGCGTCGAAAGGGCCCAGCAGCGTCTCGTCGTCCCCGGTGCCCTGGGAGGCGCCGTGGAGACGACGAAGGTCTGGAAGTTCTTCATCGACACCTTCGAGGAAATGATCCCCAAGATGCCCTTCAAGGTCTGGGACTGCACCGAAGGGGGAGCCCTCATCGGCGGAACCGAAGTCCGCCCCCTGGCCGACTACCTCCGCGGCGTCGGCCGGCCGCCGGAAAACAGCTTCTCCCTCGTCGGCGGCCTCGGATCGGGCCGGGGGGAGGAAGGGGCCCGGGCGGCCCGCCAGGCCCTGGAGGCCCTGGAGGGGACTTTCCGTGACTCCCTGGAGCGGATCTCCCGGGGGCGGGGACTCCTGAACGAGATCGCCTCCCTCGGGATCGGCGACGCCCTCCCCGGCCGGGTCTCGGCCCTCTACGACCTGCTCCAGGGGCTGACCAACGCCAACGCCGTCCTGGCCTACGTCGGCCAGAGCTACATGGCCACCCTCCTCGGCGACGAGGCCCGCTTCGACCTCCGCGAGGAGGAGGACCTCTCTCTCTGGCTCCGCTCCCACGAGGAGTTCTTCGACGCCCAGGAGCGGAGCGCCTCCGTCTTTCTCGACTGGCTCGCCTACATGAGGGCCTCGACCCTTTCGGCCGACGCCCTCCGCGACCTGGGCATCGCCGGCCCTCCCGAGGAGGCGCCGATCCGTTCGGCCCTGGAGGGCTTCCTCGCCCGAGCCCAGGAGCGCAGGCCCGACCTGGAGGAGACGGTCCTGGCCGATTTCCTCCTCTCCCGCGTCGATCCCGTCGCCGCCCGCTGGGAGCCCACTCTTCTCTGGGCCCTGGGGCGCCACTTCCACGGCGAGGGGCGCCACCTCGAGGCCTCGCGCCTCTTCCAGGCCGCCATCGAAGGCTTCGAGGGGCGCTCCGTCGCCGTCGAGGCCGCCGCCGAACTCCTCAAGGAGCGGGCCAAGGCCCTCATGGGCCGCGACCTCTGCTGGACGGGCCATGCCCACGAGGCCCTCGTCAGTCTGGCCAACGCCTACGGCTACGCCCCCGACGACGGAGAGATACCCCTTCTCCTGTCGGAGCTCCTCCGCCGCCGCCGCGAAGATCTTGAGGACTTCCTCATCCGCGAAAAAACGGAGGCGAACAGGAATTTCCTTCAGTCCGTCGCCGAGGGGCTCTCCCGCGACAGGGAGGCCCTGGAGGGAGGAGGGGAGGCCGCCCGGGAGGTGCTGCGGCGCTACCTCGTCGCCATCCTCGAGGAAAAGGGCGAACCCCTTCCGGAAGAGGCCTAA
- the csrA gene encoding carbon storage regulator CsrA: MLALSRKKGESLLIGDDIEVVVVDVKGDQVRLGIKAPRDYVILRSELVDAVRLANRRAAQVAFVPADLLKKRREDR, translated from the coding sequence ATGCTGGCCCTCTCCCGCAAAAAGGGCGAATCGCTCCTCATCGGCGACGACATCGAAGTCGTCGTCGTCGACGTCAAGGGCGACCAGGTCCGCCTGGGCATCAAGGCCCCCCGCGACTACGTCATCCTCCGCAGCGAGCTCGTCGACGCCGTCCGCCTCGCCAACCGCCGCGCCGCCCAGGTCGCCTTCGTCCCGGCGGACCTGCTCAAAAAGAGGAGGGAAGACCGGTGA
- the fliW gene encoding flagellar assembly protein FliW, which produces MKSFKTSRFGDLGYEEGDVLSFPKGIPGFEGHREWLLAGDDDNPVKWLQSLADADVALPVTTPLTFFPDYHVDIVRSDLSLLRTDSGDGLALLVVVSVPADEPWRATANLRAPIVVNTACRLARQIIVDDERLSLQAPLLPAELRESCRREGEAAGKGPA; this is translated from the coding sequence GTGAAGAGCTTCAAGACCTCCCGTTTCGGCGACCTCGGCTACGAAGAGGGCGATGTCCTTTCCTTCCCCAAGGGCATTCCCGGCTTCGAGGGCCACAGGGAATGGCTTCTGGCCGGCGACGACGACAACCCCGTCAAGTGGCTCCAGAGCCTGGCCGACGCCGACGTCGCCCTTCCCGTGACGACGCCTCTGACCTTCTTCCCCGACTATCACGTCGACATCGTCCGCTCCGACCTGAGCCTCCTTCGGACCGATTCGGGCGACGGTCTCGCCCTTCTCGTCGTCGTCTCCGTCCCGGCCGACGAACCCTGGAGGGCCACGGCCAACCTCCGGGCCCCCATCGTCGTCAACACCGCTTGCCGGCTGGCCCGACAGATCATCGTCGACGACGAAAGACTGTCGCTCCAGGCCCCTCTCCTCCCGGCGGAACTGCGCGAAAGCTGCCGCCGCGAGGGAGAGGCGGCCGGGAAGGGGCCTGCCTGA
- the flgL gene encoding flagellar hook-associated protein FlgL, with the protein MSYRVTNSMMQNVFLGDVYTNLQRLLDQQRQISTGKKYSSPSDNPVDVVRQISLETTLRENTQYQRNMEDGLTWLSNTETALNQMTDVTQRIRELVIAAGNGSYDADTNMTAIAQEIEELKEELRNTANYSVEGRYLLAGLATSSAPFVVGSDGKITYVGNEGNVQFEMEQGVMGDVSLNGRQLFPVDYEAYSVTSVEVPMDFTWEGRNEIIQITVGDRSVKVRIPEKEWTDTDDSTATSDLADYNGFRDADEVGSYTLDEIAAIFNSSLEMGDAGRLVTVEVIKDTAAGTQRLQISSHTGEAVSLTTWQETDLSSFNQSLTGAAVDDSVPFSAAADGELTLTVGGEASVVAISAGDSLEVVAEKINGIDGLSAKIDGAGTVEARLVVTAEGADDTFTLTAEGSGLDLFGLTADEPTVSSTTVDQIADLSHIDLLSRLGMETSLHSVEFASGGSVVTSPSATDAVHWYIGSGSDKAELLINSGDSLSLEELAARIKGVAGEWLDVVVQTDEGDPLSVEGGDSEGATQRLVIRAKDGGAVTILDLAPDSASPNSTLAQSMGLSTAVYATTGGTFPAGTGLDSRMPGYMTVTVGEKDYSVSLFPEDIVTNGQIDAAKVAEQIQEQVGKGSDGQYLVQYQETSAGLAFYTSTGEPLRFVDESFGDPAFGDYSAGIAQALGISAGISTTVDETLAVSAGGSGTIRIESSGRSIDIPLAEGDTLKDIAERIKQYAGTWLDVAYIDRDLDTSGDASLTLAAKDGSALVIYDNDAATVDVGGISTNAAEAFGISTVVRGPDLSTTVGISTNYTMTFDVAGYEHTVDLRQLDLSGDGNLDADELKKLPDLINARFQGQDIRASVSDDGRLVLSSPKGYNFTVSCKATGLEFDPAANGKSPDVSAQAGNSPYGQTVTTRSGSDQTTTDFFGLLDQIADAMRNEDREGLSDTLLGQVDDFLDNLLRCRTQVGALTRRYETSQARLVANYTSTESLYSKISDTDLAEASINFMMAQAVYQASLAVIARIVQPTLVDFLS; encoded by the coding sequence GTGAGCTACCGCGTCACCAACAGCATGATGCAGAACGTCTTCCTCGGTGACGTCTACACCAACCTTCAGCGTCTGCTCGACCAGCAGCGCCAGATCTCGACGGGCAAGAAGTACAGCAGCCCCTCGGACAATCCCGTCGACGTCGTCCGCCAGATCTCCCTGGAGACGACGCTGAGAGAGAACACTCAGTATCAGCGCAACATGGAAGACGGTCTCACCTGGCTCAGCAACACCGAGACGGCTCTCAACCAGATGACCGACGTGACGCAGCGCATCCGCGAACTGGTCATCGCGGCCGGAAACGGCTCCTACGACGCCGACACGAACATGACCGCCATCGCCCAGGAGATCGAAGAGCTCAAGGAAGAACTCCGCAACACGGCCAACTACTCCGTCGAGGGGCGCTACCTCCTGGCGGGACTCGCCACCTCGTCGGCTCCCTTCGTCGTTGGCTCCGACGGCAAGATCACCTACGTGGGCAACGAGGGCAACGTCCAGTTCGAAATGGAACAGGGCGTCATGGGCGATGTCTCCCTCAACGGACGGCAGCTCTTCCCCGTCGACTACGAGGCCTACAGCGTCACCAGCGTCGAAGTCCCCATGGACTTCACCTGGGAGGGACGCAACGAGATCATCCAGATCACCGTCGGAGACCGGTCGGTCAAGGTCCGCATCCCCGAAAAGGAGTGGACCGACACGGACGACTCGACGGCTACGTCGGACCTGGCCGACTACAACGGCTTCCGCGACGCCGACGAGGTGGGGAGTTACACCCTCGACGAGATCGCCGCGATCTTCAACAGCTCCCTCGAAATGGGCGACGCCGGACGCCTCGTCACCGTCGAAGTCATCAAAGACACAGCCGCGGGCACCCAGCGTCTCCAGATCAGCAGCCACACCGGCGAGGCCGTCTCCCTCACCACCTGGCAGGAGACGGATCTCTCCTCCTTCAACCAGTCCCTGACGGGGGCCGCCGTTGACGATTCCGTGCCCTTCTCCGCCGCCGCCGACGGTGAACTGACCCTCACCGTCGGCGGCGAGGCGAGTGTCGTCGCCATTTCCGCCGGAGACAGCCTCGAAGTCGTCGCCGAAAAAATCAACGGCATCGACGGCCTTTCGGCCAAGATCGACGGAGCGGGCACGGTCGAGGCCCGTCTCGTCGTCACCGCCGAAGGGGCCGACGACACCTTCACCCTCACCGCCGAGGGAAGTGGCCTCGACCTCTTCGGCCTCACGGCCGACGAGCCCACGGTATCGTCGACGACCGTAGATCAGATCGCCGACCTGAGCCACATCGACCTCCTCTCCCGTCTGGGCATGGAGACGTCGCTCCACTCCGTCGAATTCGCCTCGGGCGGCTCCGTCGTCACCAGCCCAAGCGCGACCGACGCCGTCCACTGGTACATCGGAAGCGGCAGCGACAAGGCCGAGCTCCTCATCAACTCCGGCGACTCTCTCTCCCTGGAGGAGCTGGCCGCGCGCATCAAAGGCGTGGCCGGAGAATGGCTCGACGTCGTCGTCCAGACCGACGAAGGCGACCCCCTCTCCGTCGAGGGCGGCGACAGCGAAGGGGCCACGCAGCGTCTCGTCATCAGGGCCAAGGACGGCGGCGCCGTCACCATCCTCGACCTCGCCCCCGACAGCGCCAGCCCCAACTCGACCCTGGCCCAGTCCATGGGTCTCTCTACGGCCGTCTACGCCACGACGGGCGGTACGTTCCCCGCGGGGACGGGGCTCGACTCGCGCATGCCCGGCTACATGACCGTCACCGTCGGAGAGAAGGACTACTCCGTCAGCCTCTTCCCCGAAGACATCGTCACGAACGGACAGATCGACGCCGCCAAGGTGGCCGAACAGATCCAGGAACAGGTCGGCAAGGGGAGCGACGGTCAGTACCTCGTTCAGTATCAGGAGACCTCGGCGGGCCTCGCCTTCTACACTTCCACCGGAGAGCCCCTGCGCTTCGTCGACGAATCCTTCGGTGACCCCGCCTTCGGCGACTACAGCGCCGGAATCGCCCAGGCCCTGGGCATCAGCGCCGGAATCTCCACCACCGTCGACGAGACCCTCGCCGTCTCCGCCGGCGGCTCGGGGACGATCCGCATCGAGTCGAGCGGGCGATCCATCGACATCCCTCTGGCCGAAGGCGATACCCTCAAGGACATCGCCGAACGGATAAAGCAGTATGCCGGCACCTGGCTCGACGTGGCCTACATCGACAGAGACCTCGACACTTCCGGCGACGCCTCCCTGACCCTGGCCGCCAAGGACGGATCGGCCCTGGTCATCTACGACAACGACGCCGCCACCGTCGATGTGGGCGGGATATCGACCAACGCCGCCGAGGCCTTCGGTATCAGCACCGTCGTCCGCGGGCCCGACCTGTCGACGACGGTCGGCATCTCGACGAACTACACCATGACCTTCGACGTCGCCGGCTATGAACACACCGTCGACCTCCGCCAGCTCGACCTCAGCGGCGACGGCAACCTCGACGCCGACGAGCTGAAAAAACTGCCCGACCTCATCAACGCCCGCTTCCAGGGCCAGGACATCAGGGCCTCCGTCTCCGACGACGGCCGTCTCGTCCTCTCGTCGCCCAAGGGGTACAACTTCACCGTCTCCTGTAAAGCGACGGGCCTTGAATTCGACCCCGCCGCGAACGGAAAGAGCCCCGACGTCAGCGCCCAGGCGGGCAACAGCCCCTACGGCCAAACCGTCACGACCCGCAGCGGCTCGGATCAGACGACAACGGACTTCTTCGGCCTCCTCGATCAGATCGCCGACGCCATGCGCAACGAGGACCGCGAGGGCCTCTCCGATACTCTTCTGGGCCAGGTCGACGACTTCCTCGACAACCTTCTCCGCTGCCGCACCCAGGTGGGCGCCCTCACGCGGCGCTACGAGACGAGCCAGGCCCGCCTCGTGGCCAACTACACCAGCACCGAGAGCCTCTACAGCAAAATCTCCGACACGGATCTGGCCGAGGCCTCGATCAACTTCATGATGGCCCAGGCCGTCTACCAGGCCAGCCTGGCCGTCATCGCCCGCATCGTCCAGCCCACGCTGGTCGATTTCCTCAGCTGA